One region of Paenibacillus polymyxa M1 genomic DNA includes:
- a CDS encoding NAD-dependent epimerase/dehydratase family protein, whose amino-acid sequence MEHVVIIGCGYLGSHLANYFHQKAWSVTIIGRDSEYSHLLLEGIRFVGANINDMEELQKYIKQDDIVLYAAGSINATNMFSDVLADIESYYTSFVKLIEFCSYVKVKKFVFLSSAGTVYGNTLARAKEDDSMNPINIYGLQKVFFENLIKIKHNETNNLPYLILRVTNPYGGFQNPNKKQGIIPVLINKALNKEEFIFWGNIQAVRDFIFIDDFLEATFRAIRLADQEILNIGSGVGTSISQVISIVEQRTNQNINIVYKSKGQTTIMKNVVNTDKLVGLTGYSPSTTIEDGIASIIKVTKNK is encoded by the coding sequence ATGGAACATGTTGTGATTATTGGTTGTGGATATCTAGGTTCACATTTGGCCAATTATTTTCACCAAAAAGCTTGGTCTGTGACGATTATAGGCAGAGACTCAGAGTACTCGCATTTGCTTTTGGAAGGAATAAGATTTGTTGGAGCTAACATAAACGATATGGAAGAACTCCAAAAATATATTAAGCAAGATGACATAGTTTTATACGCAGCTGGTTCAATTAACGCAACAAATATGTTTTCAGATGTATTAGCAGACATAGAGTCCTATTATACTTCTTTTGTGAAACTTATTGAATTCTGTAGCTATGTTAAAGTGAAAAAATTTGTGTTTTTATCCTCTGCAGGAACAGTATATGGCAATACCTTGGCCCGAGCCAAAGAGGATGATTCTATGAATCCAATCAATATATATGGGTTACAGAAAGTCTTTTTTGAAAATTTAATTAAAATTAAGCACAATGAAACCAATAATTTGCCTTATCTTATTTTGAGGGTTACTAATCCTTATGGAGGATTCCAAAATCCCAATAAGAAGCAAGGAATCATCCCGGTCTTAATTAATAAGGCGCTAAATAAGGAAGAATTTATATTCTGGGGTAATATTCAGGCTGTTCGCGATTTTATATTTATAGATGATTTTCTGGAAGCGACTTTCCGTGCGATTAGGCTGGCTGACCAAGAGATATTAAATATTGGCAGTGGAGTAGGCACATCTATAAGTCAGGTTATTTCAATAGTCGAGCAAAGAACGAATCAGAATATAAACATTGTATATAAAAGTAAAGGGCAAACTACAATTATGAAAAATGTGGTTAATACAGATAAACTGGTTGGCCTAACAGGGTATAGTCCATCAACAACAATTGAAGATGGGATAGCCTCTATTATTAAAGTGACAAAAAATAAGTAG
- a CDS encoding glycosyltransferase family 4 protein codes for MYNVFLYNAKKAAKIIQSQGVIKGSKTVISKIKKKNEIAVTKKNVFKFYHYLLLENKAAKLSDRLGNELSLAWFIPDFGIGSGGHLNIFRIVYLLEKLGVKSDIYICGGSQWGDSASVKRVIGNYFFPLKSNVYILDDKFEVNIEYDVAVATSWQTAYYVRSFDNCVKKVYFVQDFEPYFYAPGSAYSFAEQTYKFGFYGITAGDWLKEKLASDYGMVCESFSFSYEKDLYKPQEKRDKDIRRVFFYSRPPTERRGFELGILALNEFCKKNPDVEIVMAGWDVSEYEIPFKHFNAGVVRIEELSHLYAQCDVSLILSFTNLSLLPLELMASGCPVVINQGRNNDWIDPEKNIFIYVEDDVNEIVEALDQVVNKKVDVQILMDNASDLLENSSWEKEAGKIQTYLFKILEG; via the coding sequence ATGTATAATGTGTTTCTTTATAATGCTAAAAAAGCAGCAAAAATTATTCAGTCGCAAGGAGTTATAAAAGGCAGCAAAACCGTGATCTCAAAAATAAAAAAGAAAAATGAGATTGCTGTAACTAAGAAAAATGTTTTTAAGTTCTATCATTATTTGTTACTGGAGAATAAAGCAGCTAAATTAAGTGATAGGCTTGGAAATGAGTTGAGCCTAGCTTGGTTTATTCCTGACTTTGGGATTGGATCAGGCGGTCATCTGAATATTTTTAGAATTGTATATTTATTAGAGAAATTAGGTGTTAAATCAGATATATATATTTGTGGTGGGTCTCAATGGGGGGATTCAGCCAGTGTTAAAAGGGTTATTGGGAATTACTTCTTTCCATTAAAGTCAAATGTTTATATACTTGATGATAAATTTGAAGTAAACATCGAATATGATGTTGCTGTAGCGACTTCTTGGCAAACAGCCTATTATGTTAGATCTTTTGATAATTGCGTAAAAAAAGTATATTTTGTGCAGGATTTTGAACCTTATTTTTACGCTCCAGGAAGTGCATATTCATTTGCAGAACAAACCTATAAATTTGGCTTCTATGGAATAACAGCAGGTGACTGGCTTAAAGAAAAGCTGGCGTCAGATTACGGTATGGTATGTGAAAGTTTTAGTTTTTCATATGAAAAAGATCTTTATAAACCACAGGAAAAACGGGATAAGGACATACGAAGAGTATTCTTTTATTCTCGGCCACCTACAGAGCGAAGAGGCTTCGAGCTGGGGATTCTAGCTTTGAACGAATTTTGCAAGAAAAATCCGGACGTTGAGATTGTTATGGCTGGTTGGGATGTTTCTGAGTATGAAATACCTTTTAAGCATTTTAATGCTGGTGTAGTCAGAATTGAAGAATTATCACATTTGTATGCTCAGTGCGATGTATCATTAATTCTATCTTTTACAAATTTGTCTTTATTACCTTTGGAATTGATGGCGTCTGGATGCCCAGTTGTAATTAATCAGGGTAGAAATAATGACTGGATCGATCCCGAGAAGAATATATTCATTTATGTGGAAGATGATGTGAATGAAATTGTGGAGGCCCTCGATCAAGTTGTGAATAAAAAAGTAGATGTTCAGATTCTAATGGATAATGCAAGTGATCTGCTGGAGAACTCATCCTGGGAAAAAGAAGCGGGAAAAATTCAAACGTATCTCTTTAAAATATTGGAGGGTTAA
- a CDS encoding polysaccharide pyruvyl transferase family protein, producing MKRIAQVGTFNVDNLGDLLFPIVFEKIVDDIYSHSSEAYEIRFFSPNCMQYTPTYTDQKQVEDIIQFDNYSFDKVFIGGGDLLRSDDWSINSLYEESRLSFSNIISPTDASIENCYTIGLGVPFQLDEGFSRYVRNSFARFKVVSVRDQRSSKFLSDVGIRSEIVPDLVLCISEYFPKSSLEATLDSLATDSQHVLKKGEYIVFQANENVISKEEVKDVAVLLNNISKNLGVPIVLISIGECLGDNELYDQLAPLLVDTCIINKENIPSLTLMDKVAILANAKGFIGSSLHGNIISYSYDIPHVTFSGEYSTKLTGFFELIQKSNYCLRKPVYMLDKAEYIVDYFKSGLNNTHEFKDLSGRIFNFVKNALLDLSENKNASSYSKELDQLYKVEQAIINKKELEVSSLWKRVNVSENMLKETHAQNKALWERVNSTEAFLSKEREQIQKLWERVNQSESKNSELENNIRLTQSSIKQLNEKLENLQEQKNVLTDENGRLLLIENEYKNVMSSFIYYLKHKKK from the coding sequence ATGAAGAGAATTGCTCAGGTCGGTACATTTAATGTTGATAATTTAGGTGATCTGCTTTTTCCTATAGTTTTTGAAAAAATTGTGGATGATATTTATAGTCATTCAAGCGAGGCATATGAAATCAGGTTTTTTAGCCCCAATTGTATGCAATACACACCGACCTACACAGATCAAAAGCAAGTGGAGGATATTATACAATTTGATAATTACTCTTTCGATAAGGTTTTTATTGGTGGAGGCGATTTGTTAAGGTCAGATGACTGGTCTATTAATAGTCTTTATGAAGAGAGTAGACTTAGCTTCAGTAATATTATTTCTCCTACTGATGCTAGTATTGAGAATTGTTACACAATTGGTTTGGGTGTCCCCTTTCAATTAGATGAGGGGTTCTCAAGATATGTAAGAAATTCATTTGCCAGATTTAAAGTCGTGTCAGTAAGAGATCAGAGATCAAGCAAATTTCTATCAGATGTTGGCATAAGAAGTGAAATTGTACCTGATTTGGTATTGTGTATTTCTGAATATTTCCCTAAGTCCTCTCTTGAAGCCACTTTGGACTCGCTAGCAACTGATAGCCAACATGTATTAAAAAAAGGGGAGTACATTGTATTCCAGGCTAACGAAAATGTTATCTCCAAGGAAGAGGTTAAAGACGTAGCTGTTTTGCTCAATAACATTTCTAAGAATCTTGGCGTTCCTATCGTACTCATTTCAATTGGTGAATGTCTTGGGGACAATGAATTATATGATCAGCTTGCACCTCTACTTGTTGATACCTGTATAATTAATAAGGAAAATATACCTTCTTTAACTTTGATGGACAAAGTGGCTATTTTAGCAAATGCAAAAGGTTTTATTGGATCGAGTCTTCACGGAAATATCATTTCATACAGTTACGACATCCCACATGTGACTTTTTCCGGCGAGTATTCCACGAAGTTAACAGGCTTTTTTGAACTCATCCAAAAAAGTAATTACTGTCTGAGAAAACCTGTCTATATGCTGGATAAAGCTGAGTATATAGTTGATTACTTCAAGAGTGGATTGAACAATACTCATGAATTTAAGGATCTTTCAGGCAGAATATTTAACTTCGTAAAAAATGCCTTACTTGATCTTTCTGAGAACAAGAATGCCTCTTCTTATTCTAAAGAACTGGATCAGCTATATAAGGTTGAACAAGCTATAATTAATAAAAAAGAGCTGGAAGTGTCGTCTTTATGGAAGAGAGTCAATGTGTCTGAAAACATGTTGAAGGAGACGCATGCTCAGAACAAAGCTTTATGGGAGCGCGTTAACAGTACTGAGGCGTTTCTGTCTAAAGAAAGGGAGCAGATACAAAAACTGTGGGAAAGAGTAAACCAAAGCGAGTCCAAGAATAGCGAATTGGAAAATAATATTAGATTAACTCAGAGTAGTATAAAACAATTGAATGAAAAACTAGAGAACCTTCAAGAGCAAAAAAACGTATTAACAGATGAGAATGGAAGGCTCTTGCTGATCGAAAATGAGTATAAGAATGTAATGAGCAGTTTTATATACTATTTAAAACATAAAAAAAAATAA
- a CDS encoding glycosyltransferase family 2 protein: MNELNHLASVIIPTKNGGDIFKKVLVEVLKQDLGAPFEIVIVDSGSSDGTVEFIQGLQKQNENIVLKQIMPKEFGHGKTRNLGASLASGKYLVFITQDALPYDQFWLKNLVSCFDLDESIVGVFGRHLPYDDCDIFEKHNIITHFNNFGTETTIYYLDDQERYNREEGYRHLLCYYSDNSSAMRKEIWNTIPYPEVDFAEDQLWARQIIERGYKKAYSPQSVVYHSHNYTFKQQFKRYYDEYKGLYRIYNYASVKSVFLLPAYIAKHFISDVRFLRHNTNISRKRKLYWAAYSLVKNTVRYSGAYLGVLGNRYTSLNRLFSREYKLINK, translated from the coding sequence ATGAATGAATTGAACCATTTAGCCTCTGTAATTATTCCCACAAAAAACGGAGGAGATATATTCAAAAAAGTATTGGTGGAAGTTCTGAAGCAGGATTTGGGAGCTCCTTTTGAAATTGTTATTGTAGATTCGGGGTCTTCTGATGGAACAGTTGAATTTATACAAGGTCTGCAAAAACAAAATGAAAATATTGTTCTAAAGCAAATCATGCCCAAAGAGTTTGGACATGGGAAAACGAGAAATCTGGGGGCCTCTTTGGCCAGTGGTAAATACCTTGTGTTTATTACTCAAGATGCTTTGCCCTATGATCAGTTTTGGCTGAAAAACTTGGTTTCATGCTTTGATTTAGATGAGAGCATAGTAGGTGTATTTGGTAGACACTTGCCTTATGATGATTGTGATATTTTTGAAAAGCATAACATCATAACACATTTCAACAATTTTGGTACAGAAACAACCATATATTATTTGGATGATCAAGAGAGATACAACAGGGAAGAAGGATACAGACATTTATTATGTTATTATTCCGATAATTCCTCTGCAATGCGCAAAGAGATTTGGAATACAATTCCTTATCCAGAAGTTGATTTTGCCGAGGATCAACTGTGGGCAAGGCAAATAATTGAAAGAGGGTACAAGAAGGCTTACTCTCCCCAATCAGTAGTTTACCATTCTCATAATTACACGTTTAAGCAGCAGTTTAAACGCTATTATGATGAGTATAAGGGTCTGTACCGTATCTATAATTACGCTTCTGTTAAGAGTGTTTTTTTATTGCCGGCATATATAGCTAAGCACTTTATAAGTGACGTAAGGTTTCTGCGCCACAACACCAATATAAGTCGAAAAAGAAAACTATACTGGGCAGCTTACTCTTTAGTTAAAAATACAGTAAGGTACTCAGGCGCCTATTTAGGAGTTTTGGGAAACAGGTATACGTCACTTAATCGGTTGTTTTCAAGAGAATACAAATTAATAAATAAGTAA